Proteins from a genomic interval of Lycium ferocissimum isolate CSIRO_LF1 unplaced genomic scaffold, AGI_CSIRO_Lferr_CH_V1 ctg60, whole genome shotgun sequence:
- the LOC132045116 gene encoding early nodulin-like protein 19, whose protein sequence is MALFVLFFLLAAAATAVNATDHIVGANKGWNPGINYTLWANNQTFYAGDYISFRYQKTQYNVFLVNQTGYDNCTIEGAFGNWTGGKDFIMLNKTQRYYFICGTGGCMNGMKVSVVVHPLPSPPMSAVAAEHSSKESAAPVVARGFGSLLVTSFAFFGLTLYGSVWI, encoded by the exons ATGGCTCTCTTTGTTCTCTTCTTCCTCCTCGCCGCCGCTGCCACCGCCGTCAACGCCACCGACCACATCGTCGGAGCTAACAAAGGCTGGAACCCAGGGATCAACTACACCCTCTGGGCCAACAACCAAACCTTCTACGCTGGTGACTATATCT cATTTAGGTACCAGAAGACGCAGTACAATGTGTTCTTAGTGAATCAGACTGGATATGATAACTGCACAATAGAAGGTGCATTTGGGAATTGGACTGGTGGAAAGGACTTCATTATGCTGAACAAGACACAGAGGTATTACTTCATTTGTGGCACCGGTGGTTGCATGAACGGTATGAAGGTCTCGGTGGTTGTTCATCCTCTTCCGTCTCCTCCAATGTCAGCCGTTGCCGCCGAGCATTCCTCCAAAGAGTCTGCTGCTCCGGTGGTAGCGCGTGGTTTTGGGTCACTACTGGTTACAAGCTTCGCTTTTTTTGGATTGACATTATATGGTTCAGTTTGGATCTAG